The Deinococcus aquaedulcis sequence CGAGCTCGAGCAGTTCTTCGTCGTCGACCATGTCGACCTTGTTCATGAACACGACGATGTAGGGCACGCCCACCTGACGGGCCAGCAGGATGTGCTCGCGGGTCTGGGGCATGGGGCCGTCAGCGCTGCTGACCACCAGGATCGCGCCGTCCATCTGGGCGGCACCGGTGATCATGTTCTTGACGTAGTCGGCGTGACCGGGGCAGTCCACGTGGCTGTAGTGGCGCGTGGGGGTGTTGTACTCCACGTGCGCGGTGTTGATGGTGATGCCACGGGCCTTTTCTTCGGGGGCCTTGTCGATCTGGTCGTAGGCCAGCTTCTCGACAGTGGGGTCCATTGCGGCGGCCGTGAAGGTGATCGCGGCCGTCAGGGTGGTCTTCCCGTGGTCCACGTGCCCAATCGTCCCGACGTTCACGTGCGGCTTCGTCCGTTCAAACGTTCCTTTTGCCATGTTCTTTACTCCCTCCAAGCGGTGGACCCACGCAAAACCGCCCTTTGATCGGGCTCCCCCCGCGCATACCGCAGGGTTCTGGTGGCGCGTGACGCCCACATTGGGTTGAATCTCGCCAGGGCGGTGTCCCACCAAGCTGGCACGCTGCGCTGT is a genomic window containing:
- a CDS encoding GTP-binding protein codes for the protein MAKGTFERTKPHVNVGTIGHVDHGKTTLTAAITFTAAAMDPTVEKLAYDQIDKAPEEKARGITINTAHVEYNTPTRHYSHVDCPGHADYVKNMITGAAQMDGAILVVSSADGPMPQTREHILLARQVGVPYIVVFMNKVDMVDDEELLEL